The Culex quinquefasciatus strain JHB chromosome 2, VPISU_Cqui_1.0_pri_paternal, whole genome shotgun sequence genome contains the following window.
TTCAGCCAAACTAGAGGAAAAAAACTTCCGGAAAGTGGCCTCCGGGCGCCCGGATGATGACATGGGAACACAAACTTCTGTCGGGCATGCAGTGCACCACCAGCGGACAGCACACTGGAGAGGGATAAATACGACCATTTCCGGGAGTTTTTGTTGCCGCACTGCTGCCAGCATCGAACGAACTATTGGCGTTAGTTGCGAAATGAGGAGGAACCTGGCGCAACAAAAGCTAATAAAAACCCGCCCGAATCCGGGCAGGAACGACCATTTTCCCCTGGAGATGTTGTTGGTGCAACAACAACCGTTGGTGTAGTGGTGTGATCCGGGTTTGGtatggaataaatttaattagaaaAATCAACAGACTAATTTTGGAGCGAGAGACGCTGCTTTTGGGAGCTTGTTGAGAGCAAGCGAAAAGGTACTACAGCTCGAGTATTGGCATTAAGATCCAATCAACAAGCTTGTGGTTTTAGGTTATTCGAATTTcacgtttttttctgaatagaatAACAATAACTcgaagtaattaaaaaaaaaatgaccgtATATTTAATCTACATTCACTTAATGCTGATGATCTGAGTTTGCCTGAATCCATTCCAGGAAGTGCGTCACACGCACGTACACCGACGGCATTCCGATCGAGCAGCCGGCAGCCGATCCAAACGAAACGATTCCAACCTGCAAAGTTCCACCCTCAGCAACGCTCAACGGACCACCCGAATCTCCGTTGCAAGCCGAGCGACCTCCCGCGCCAGACATGCAGATGTTCTGCGCCTGGATCAGATTCGCGTTGTTGCCCCAACTGGCCAAACAGTCGGCCTGGGTCATGATCGGGTTCGAGGTGAACATCACCACGGCCGAAGTAGCCTGGCTAGCGTCCGAAGTACGTCCAAACCCAGACACGGTTCCGGTCAAACCAGCGAACTGACGGTTGTCACCGTGAGCCGGAATGCGCACCGGCTGCACACGATCGTTGAACGTGATGGGACTGTTCAACCGCACGGTGGCAATGTCGTTACGGATGTTGGTCGGAGTGTACCCGGCGTGGATGTTGATTCCATTAACCCCGAACGCGATTCTCTGCTGAGTTGCCTCGTTGTTGATACGGTTGTGGGCTCCCATGATCGCAGTTCCTCCCATGGCATTCTGGACACAGTGAGCCGCCGTCAGGATGAAGTTGTTGGTCAGGACTGAACCGCCGCAAAGTCCAGTACCACCACCGAACGTACTCAACAGCGCAATCTGGTACGGGAACTGACCCGGCGTAGCCTCCTGGCCGTTGGTGATCCTCCGCTCCGGTTGAAGCTTGCGCAGAAACTGCAACTCCGCCGGCAGCCGAGCCCAGTAGTGGTCAAAGTCCTCGATCGGACGCACCTGTGACCAGTCAATCTCGATCCACTCGGCGCTGGCCACGGCCAGAATGGCAACCAACAGGGCGAATGATTTCATTTTGAATActgatttgaaaaagtttgcagCCGACTTTTTATACGTGATTGCAACGCCTTATCAGCGACTGAATTTTGCAAAGTAACCTTATCTATCAAAAGATATTCGGGATTTTTGGCAATCATGGGATTTCACGTTTCTAGCTAGGTGCTCAGTCACTCACATTTCTCTAGGTTACAATCTTTTGCATAAGGAAAAGCCAAATCAGTATTGATGACCCGGTAAATCCAGCTGGTTGAATGTAAACAAAACATACCGTAAACATTCAGTGCACGGAATCACTGTAGATTTAGGGCAATCGATAAGAAGCAATTACGGGGCTTTTGATACAACTGGCGGTCATTGCCGCAGAAGCTGATATAAGAACTGATaatcttgtttaattttagGATATTTTCATCTGTCACTTTGCAAATGcagttcaaattgttcaaaaatcgtgaaaatagCGGCAGTGTTTctttttcataacttatttGAATCATTAAAAGAATAACTGTCTCATTCTTATTCTCATTTTgagttaaaattattaaattaacatATTCTGTATTGTTCCATATGATCTTTTCAatataataattgaaaattgatatCGATACTTTAAACAGAAATAAggattaataatttaaattaatgaaattcaaaaaaaaatacaatagaaaaaaaagttattatttgagtgcataattgacaaagggagcgcgtggtcgtaaaaaatattcggagtgaaaaatgattttttttgtgtgccttttgtttcgcatttttgtcgtgtattgtgtgctgcgaggagaaaattaccctctgaaaatgcagcgtcatcagtgcataattgacaaagggagcgcgtggtcgtaaaaaatattcagagtgaaaagtgttttttttttttgtgtgccttttgtttcgcatttttgtcgtgtattgtgtgctgcgaggagaaaattaccctctgaaaatgcagcgtcatcagtgcataattgacaaaggagcgcgtggtcgtaaaaatattcggagtgaaaatgattttttgtgtgccttttgtttcgcatttttgtcgtgtattgtgtgctgcgaggagaaaattaccctctgaaaatgcagcgtcatcagtgcataattgacaaagggagcgcgtggtcgtaaaaaatattcagagtgaaaagtgttttttttttttgtgtgccttttgtttcgcatttttgtcgtgtattgtgtgctgcgaggagaaaattaccctctgaaaatgcagcgtcatcagtgcataattgacaaagggagcgcgtggtcgtaaaaaatattcggagcgaaaagtgatttttttgtgccttttgtttcgcattttgtcgtgtattgtgtgctgcgaggagaagattgccctctgaaaatgcagcgtcatcagtgcataattgacaaagggcgcgtggtcgtaaaaaatgttcggagtgaaaagtgatttttgtgtgcctttgtttcgcattttgtcgtgtattgtgtgctgcgaggagaaaattaccctctgaaaatgcagcgtcatcagtgcataattgacaaagggagcgcgtggtcgtaaaaaatattcggagcgaaaagtgatttttttgtgccttttgtttcgcattttgtcgtgtattgtgtgctgcgaggagaagattgccctctgaaaatgcagcgtcatcagtgcataattgacaaaggagcgcgtggtcgtaaaaatgttcggagtgaaaagtgatttttgtgtgccttttgtttcgcattttgtcgtgtattgtgtgctgcgaggagaagattgccctctgaaaatgcagcgtcatcagtgcataattgacaaaggagcgcgtggtcgtaaaaatgttcggagtgaaaagtgattttttgtgtgccttttgtttcgcatttttgtcgtgtattgtgtgctgcgaggagaaaattaccctctgaaaatgcagcgtcatcagtgcataattgacaaagggagcgcgtggtcgtaaaaaatgttcggagtgaaaagtgattttttgtgtgccttttgtttcgcatttttgtcgtgtattgtgtgctgcgaggagaaaattaccctctgaaaatgcagcgtcatcagtgcataattgacaaagggagcgcgtggtcgtaaaaaatattcggagtgaaaaatgattttttttgtgtgccttttgtttcgcatttttgtcgtgtattgtgtgctgcgaggagaaaattaccctctgaaaatgcagcgtcatcagtgcataattgacaaagggagcgcgtggtcgtaaaaaatattcagagtgaaaagtgtttttttttttttgtgtgtgccttttgtttcgcatttttgtcgtgtattgtgtgctgcgaggagaaaattaccctctgaaaatgcagcgtcatcagtgcataattgacaaagggagcgcgtggtcgtaaaaaatattcggagcgaaaagtgattttttttttgtgccttttgtttcgcatttttgtcgtgtattgtgtgctgcgaggagaagattgccctctgaaaatgcagcgtcatcagtgcataattgacaaagggagcgcgtggtcgtaaaaaatgttcggagtgaaaagtgattttttgtgtgccttttgtttcgcatttttgtcgtgtattgtgtgctgcgaggagaaaattaccctctgaaaatgcagcgtcatcagtgcataattgacaaagggagcgcgtggtcgtaaaaaatattcggagcgaaaagtgattttttttttgtgccttttgtttcgcatttttgtcgtgtattgtgtgctgcgaggagaagattgccctctgaaaatgcagcgtcatcagtgcataattgacaaagggagcgcgtggtcgtaaaaaatgttcggagtgaaaagtgattttttgtgtgccttttgtttcgcatttttgtcgtgtattgtgtgctgcgaggagaagattgccctctgaaaatgcagcgtcatcagtgcataattgacaaagggagcgcgtggtcgtaaaaaatattcggagtgaaaagtgattttttgtgtgccttttgtttcgcatttttgtcgtgtattgtgtgctgcgaggagaaaattaccctctgaaaatgcagcgtcatcagtgcataattgacaaaggagcgcgtggtcgtaaaaatattcggagcgaaaagtgatttttttgtgccttttgtttcgcatttttgtcgtgtattgtgtgctgcgaggagaagattgccctctgaaaatgcagcgtcatcagtgcataattgacaaagggagcgcgtggtcgtaaaaaatgttcggagtgaaaagtgattttttgtgtgccttttgtttcgcatttttgtcgtgtattgtgtgctgcgaggagaagattgccctctgaaaatgcagcgtcatcagtgcataattgacaaagggagcgcgtggtcgtaaaaaatattcggagtgaaaagtgattttttgtgtgccttttgtgtgccttttgtttcgcatttttgtcgtgtattgtgtgctgcgaggagaagattgccctctgaaaatgcagcgtcatcagtgcataattgacaaagggagcgcgtggtcgtaaaaaatattcggagtgaaaagtgattttttgtgtgccttttgtttcgcatttttgtcgtgtattgtgtgctgcgaggagaaaattaccctctgaaaatgcagcgtcatcagtgcataattgacaaagggagcgcgtggtcgtaaaaaatattcggagcgaaaagtgatttttttgtgccttttgtttcgcatttttgtcgtgtattgtgtgctgcgaggagaagattgccctctgaaaatgcagcgtcatcagtgcataattgacaaagggagcgcgtggtcgtaaaaaatgttcggagtgaaaagtgattttttgtgtgccttttgtttcgcatttttgtcgtgtattgtgtgctgcgaggagaaaattaccctctgaaaatgcagcgtcatcagtgcataattgacaaagggagcgcgtggtcgtaaaaaatgttcggagtgaaaagtgattttttgtgtgccttttgtttcgcatttttgtcgtgtattgtgtgctgcgaggagaagattgccctctgaaaatgcagcgtcatcagtgcataattgacaaagggagcgcgtggtcgtaaaaaatgttcggagtgaaaagtgattttttgtgtgccttttgtttcgcatttttgtcgtgtattgtgtgctgcgaggagaagattgccctctgaaaatgcagcgtcatcagtgcataattgacaaagggagcgcgtggtcgtaaaaaatattcggagtgaaaagtgattttttgtgtgccttttgtttcgcatttttgtcgtgtattgtgtgctgcgaggagaaaattaccctctgaaaatgcagcgtcatcagtgcataattgacaaagggagcgcgtggtcgtaaaaaatattcggagcgaaaagtgatttttttttgtgccttttgtttcgcatttttgtcgtgtattgtgtgctgcgaggagaagattgccctctgaaaatgcagcgtcatcagtgcataattgacaaagggagcgcgtggtcgtaaaaaatgttcggagtgaaaagtgattttttgtgtgccttttgtttcgcatttttgtcgtgtattgtgtgctgcgaggagaagattgccctctgaaaatgcagcgtcatcagtgcataattgacaaagggagcgcgtggtcgtaaaaaatattcggagtgaaaagtgattttttgtgtgccttttgtgtgccttttgtttcgcatttttgtcgtgtattgtgtgctgcgaggagaagattgccctctgaaaatgcagcgtcatcagtgcataattgacaaaggagcgcgtggtcgtaaaaatattcggagtgaaaagtgattttttgtgtgccttttgtttcgcatttttgtcgtgtattgtgtgctgcgaggagaaaattgccctctgaaaatgcagcgtcatcagtgcataattgacaaagggagcgcgtggtcgtaaaaaatattcggagtgaaaagtgatttttt
Protein-coding sequences here:
- the LOC6043916 gene encoding brachyurin, coding for MKSFALLVAILAVASAEWIEIDWSQVRPIEDFDHYWARLPAELQFLRKLQPERRITNGQEATPGQFPYQIALLSTFGGGTGLCGGSVLTNNFILTAAHCVQNAMGGTAIMGAHNRINNEATQQRIAFGVNGINIHAGYTPTNIRNDIATVRLNSPITFNDRVQPVRIPAHGDNRQFAGLTGTVSGFGRTSDASQATSAVVMFTSNPIMTQADCLASWGNNANLIQAQNICMSGAGGRSACNGDSGGPLSVAEGGTLQVGIVSFGSAAGCSIGMPSVYVRVTHFLEWIQANSDHQH